A single window of Aphidius gifuensis isolate YNYX2018 linkage group LG1, ASM1490517v1, whole genome shotgun sequence DNA harbors:
- the LOC122853819 gene encoding importin subunit alpha-4, with translation MADEMQNKSRMMVFKNKGKDQDEMRRRRNEVTVELRKNKREETLQKRRNVPITDSTDEDDIEKTLSTTNLVELVQKAASSDPVEQLQAVQSARKLLSSDRNPPIDPLIESGILPILVHCLEQHDNPSLQFEAAWALTNIASGTSSQTQAVVAAGAVPLFLQLLTSSQQNVCEQAVWALGNIIGDGPVPRDYVIQRGVVQPLLTFIKPDIPITFLRNVTWVIVNLCRNKEPPPPVQTIKELLPALNILIHHTDVNILVDTVWALSYLTDGGNEQIQMVIDSGVVPRLIPLLSHKEVKLQTAALRAVGNIVTGTDDQTQTVLNCGALSHFPNLLTHCKDKICKEAVWFLSNITAGNQSQVGAVIDAGLLPLIIRNLSKSDFQTQKEAAWAISNFTISGNRDQVARLIHEGVIEPFCDLLSCKDVQVVQVVLDGIHNMLKVAGPDVEQLANMIEECSGLDKIESLQNHENVDVYKLAYDIIEQYFSEDTDDTNLEPQVGEGTFEFDPLANISKDFKF, from the exons ATGGCGGAcgaaatgcaaaataaaagtCGCATGATGGTGTTTAAGAACAAAGGAAAAGATCAAGAT gaAATGAGAAGACGAAGAAATGAAGTGACAGTTGAACTTCGTAAAAATAAACGTGAAGaaactttacaaaaaagaCGAAATGTACCAATAACAGATTCAACTg atgaggatgatattgaaaaaacattatcaacaactaATTTAGTTGAACTTGTACAAAAAGCAGCAAGTTCAGATCCAGTTGAACAATTACAAGCTGTACAATCAGCtcgtaaattattatcatctgatAGAAATCCACCAATAGATCCATTAATTGAAAGTGGTATATTACCAATATTAGTACATTGTCTTGAACAACATGACAATCCATCACTTCAATTTGAAGCTGCATGGGCATTGACAAATATTGCAAGTGGTACATCATCACAAACTCAAGCAGTTGTTGCTGCTGGTGCTGTACCattatttcttcaattattaacatcaagTCAACAAAATGTTTGTGAACAAGCTGTATGGGCATTAGGTAATATTATTGGTGATGGTCCAGTACCAAGAGATTATGTTATTCAACGTGGTGTTGTACAGccattattaacatttattaaaCCTGATATACCAATTACATTTTTACGTAATGTAACATgggttattgttaatttatgcAGAAATAAagaaccaccaccaccagtaCAAACAATTAAAGAATTATTACCAGCATTAAATATACTTATACATCATACAGATGTTAATATACTTGTTGATACAGTATGGGCATTAAGTTATTTAACTGATGGTGGTAATGAACAAATACAAATGGTTATTGATAGTGGTGTTGTACCAAGATTAATACCATTATTATCACATAAAGAAGTTAAATTACAAACAGCAGCATTAAGAGCTGTTGGTAATATTGTAACTGGTACTGATGATCAAACACAAACTGTTTTGAATTGTGGTGCATTATCACATTTTCCAAATTTATTGACTCATTGTAAAGATAAAATATGTAAAGAAGCTGTAtggtttttatcaaatataactGCTGGTAATCAATCACAAGTTGGTGCTGTTATTGATGCTGGTTTATTACCACTTATAATacgtaatttatcaaaatcagATTTTCAAACACAAAAAGAAGCAGCTTGGGCTATTAGTAATTTTACGATAAGTGGTAATAGAGATCAAGTTGCAAGACTTATTCATGAAGGTGTTATTGAACCATTTTGTGATTTATTATCATGCAAAGATGTACAAGTTGTACAAGTTGTACTTGATGGTATACATAATATGCTCAAAGTTGCTGGTCCAGATGTTGAACAATTGGCAAATATGATTGAAGAATGTTCTGGTTTGGATAAAATTGAATCATTAcaaaatcatgaaaatgtaGATGTTTATAAATTAGCTTATGATATCATTGAGCAATACTTCTCTGAAGAC acTGATGATACAAATCTTGAGCCCCAAGTTGGTGAAGGAACATTCGAATTTGATCCATTGGCAAACATCTCcaaagattttaaattttga